The Triticum aestivum cultivar Chinese Spring chromosome 7B, IWGSC CS RefSeq v2.1, whole genome shotgun sequence genome window below encodes:
- the LOC123162315 gene encoding uncharacterized protein isoform X2, translated as MHGGDGAGGRGRSNRPPMQLGGGRGRGKRPPVHRGGGGRETGRGGDGGGRGVAAPVATDESNPGEAHSGQGTSNKGAKKREFRIPFTVEQIKVTNIKHIGDRGRLKMRKPSHCQEMEVILDLQDPSSLYRLRIMLQFFHPNILRCEGLVRDQNSFATFVVPYSGLLSEFLKNVALFNKEYVVPSSELQSIIRQIVEGLDELRSHGYYHGNFSLNNTYYQMEGSKIIVKLANFQQKVNLDDAQIEDWTALGKALETISTNVKTKSPNTNCSLIDDLAQKLKTVKSPRSLPNIKYVLLNEVFFWDKETRTKFAIYTIPKHLSDPTFRDNVENRYKCQIPWDGHAFRGLKAAMNDYRMNFVDKKTYDGNSKFHKLTFLSGCYTHEDELKNYITDNQQSVDRVFQLCDPTIFVDVKKLIP; from the exons ATGCACGGTGGTGATGGAGCCGGCGGCAGGGGGCGAAGCAACCGCCCTCCAATGCAGCTTGGCGGCGGCAGGGGGCGAGGCAAACGCCCTCCAGTGCACCGTGGCGGCGGGGGCCGAGAAACCGGTAGAGGGGGCGATGGAGGAGGGAGGGGTGTGGCTGCTCCTGTGGCAACTGACGAGAGCAACCCGGGCGAAGCGCACTCGGGCCAAG gCACAAGTAATAAAGGAGCTAAAAAGAGGGAGTTTCGAATTCCTTTCACAGTTGAACAAATAAAGGTGACAAATATCAAACACATTGGAGATAGAGGAAGGTTAAAGATGAGAAAGCCAAGTCACTGTCAGGAAATGGAAGTAATTTTGGACTTACAGGACCCGTCTAGTTTGTACCGCTTGAGAATAATGTTACAGTTTTTCCATCCGAATATATTACGCTGTGAGGGGTTGGTACGAGATCAAAATTCGTTTGCGACATTTGTGGTGCCATATAGTGGTCTGTTATCTGAATTTTTAAAAAATGTGGCCCTCTTCAATAAGGAATATGTTGTTCCTTCTTCGGAATTGCAAAGCATCATAAG ACAAATTGTTGAAGGTTTGGATGAACTGAGATCGCATGGTTATTACCATGGCAACTTCAGTTTAAACAACACTTACTATCAAATGGAGGGAAGCAAAATAATTGTGAAACTCGCAAACTTCCAGCAAAAAG TTAATCTTGATGATGCTCAGATTGAAGATTGGACTGCTCTTGGCAAAGCACTTGAAACAATCTCTACGAATGTCAAAACTAAGTCTCCCAACACGAATTGCAGTCTAATTGATGATTTAGCCCAGAAGTTAAAAACTGTCAAAAGCCC ACGAAGCCTCCCTAATATAAAATATGTGCTTCTCAATGAAGTTTTCTTTTGGGACAAAGAAACACGAACAAAGTTCGCTATATACACAATTCCCAAGCATTTATCTGACCCCACATTTAGAGATAATGTGGAAAACAGATATAAGTGTCAGATTCCTTGGGATGGGCATGCTTTTCGTGGGCTTAAGGCGGCTATGAATGACTATCGTATGAATTTTGTGGACAAGAAAACATATGATGGAAACAGCAAGTTTCACAAACTTACCTTTCTTAGTGGGTGTTACACTCACGAGGATGAACTCAAG AACTACATTACAGACAACCAACAATCAGTTGATAGAGTCTTCCAGTTATGTGACCCTACCATATTCGTCGACGTAAAGAAGCTTATTCCTTAG
- the LOC123162315 gene encoding uncharacterized protein isoform X1 → MHGGDGAGGRGRSNRPPMQLGGGRGRGKRPPVHRGGGGRETGRGGDGGGRGVAAPVATDESNPGEAHSGQGTSNKGAKKREFRIPFTVEQIKVTNIKHIGDRGRLKMRKPSHCQEMEVILDLQDPSSLYRLRIMLQFFHPNILRCEGLVRDQNSFATFVVPYSGLLSEFLKNVALFNKEYVVPSSELQSIIRQIVEGLDELRSHGYYHGNFSLNNTYYQMEGSKIIVKLANFQQKVSVNLDDAQIEDWTALGKALETISTNVKTKSPNTNCSLIDDLAQKLKTVKSPRSLPNIKYVLLNEVFFWDKETRTKFAIYTIPKHLSDPTFRDNVENRYKCQIPWDGHAFRGLKAAMNDYRMNFVDKKTYDGNSKFHKLTFLSGCYTHEDELKNYITDNQQSVDRVFQLCDPTIFVDVKKLIP, encoded by the exons ATGCACGGTGGTGATGGAGCCGGCGGCAGGGGGCGAAGCAACCGCCCTCCAATGCAGCTTGGCGGCGGCAGGGGGCGAGGCAAACGCCCTCCAGTGCACCGTGGCGGCGGGGGCCGAGAAACCGGTAGAGGGGGCGATGGAGGAGGGAGGGGTGTGGCTGCTCCTGTGGCAACTGACGAGAGCAACCCGGGCGAAGCGCACTCGGGCCAAG gCACAAGTAATAAAGGAGCTAAAAAGAGGGAGTTTCGAATTCCTTTCACAGTTGAACAAATAAAGGTGACAAATATCAAACACATTGGAGATAGAGGAAGGTTAAAGATGAGAAAGCCAAGTCACTGTCAGGAAATGGAAGTAATTTTGGACTTACAGGACCCGTCTAGTTTGTACCGCTTGAGAATAATGTTACAGTTTTTCCATCCGAATATATTACGCTGTGAGGGGTTGGTACGAGATCAAAATTCGTTTGCGACATTTGTGGTGCCATATAGTGGTCTGTTATCTGAATTTTTAAAAAATGTGGCCCTCTTCAATAAGGAATATGTTGTTCCTTCTTCGGAATTGCAAAGCATCATAAG ACAAATTGTTGAAGGTTTGGATGAACTGAGATCGCATGGTTATTACCATGGCAACTTCAGTTTAAACAACACTTACTATCAAATGGAGGGAAGCAAAATAATTGTGAAACTCGCAAACTTCCAGCAAAAAG TTTCAGTTAATCTTGATGATGCTCAGATTGAAGATTGGACTGCTCTTGGCAAAGCACTTGAAACAATCTCTACGAATGTCAAAACTAAGTCTCCCAACACGAATTGCAGTCTAATTGATGATTTAGCCCAGAAGTTAAAAACTGTCAAAAGCCC ACGAAGCCTCCCTAATATAAAATATGTGCTTCTCAATGAAGTTTTCTTTTGGGACAAAGAAACACGAACAAAGTTCGCTATATACACAATTCCCAAGCATTTATCTGACCCCACATTTAGAGATAATGTGGAAAACAGATATAAGTGTCAGATTCCTTGGGATGGGCATGCTTTTCGTGGGCTTAAGGCGGCTATGAATGACTATCGTATGAATTTTGTGGACAAGAAAACATATGATGGAAACAGCAAGTTTCACAAACTTACCTTTCTTAGTGGGTGTTACACTCACGAGGATGAACTCAAG AACTACATTACAGACAACCAACAATCAGTTGATAGAGTCTTCCAGTTATGTGACCCTACCATATTCGTCGACGTAAAGAAGCTTATTCCTTAG